A genomic segment from Flavobacterium litorale encodes:
- a CDS encoding AMP-dependent synthetase/ligase, which translates to MDNITRLFDFPYYQLEKHNLEEALVTKYGNEWIKTSTKEYIDKANAFSRGLLRLGINKNDNIAVISSNNRTEWNIVDIGILQTGAQNVPVYPTITEEDYEYILNHCEAVYCIVSDQELFDKISSIRSKIPRLKEVYSFDAIQGCRSWNEILELGKDESNQNEVEARKESIKEDDLATIIYTSGTTGRPKGVMLSHKNIVSDVLMSSKRVPFAAGEYKALSFLPICHIYERMILYLYQYYGVSIYFAESIEKVSDNIKEVAPNVITAVPRLLEKVYDKIITKGSELSGIKKMLFFWAVDVGLKYEPYGANGAAYDAKLWLARKLIFSKWKAGLGGKLGLMVSGSAAIQPRLARVFAAAEIPVMEGYGLTETSPVISVNDERNGGFRIGTVGKPLDGVEVKIAEDGEILCKGPNVMLGYFKDEEKTKEVIVDGYFHTGDIGEIDSDGFLKITDRKKEMFKTSGGKYIAPQLIENAMKQSRFIEQIMVIGDGEKMPAALIQPEFEFLRHWAERKGIKHNVSNEELIKDEHVISRIQEELDTINKKFGNWEQIKRFELTPELWSVDGGEMTPTLKLKRKAIKQKYIKLYDKIYRT; encoded by the coding sequence ATGGATAATATTACCCGTCTGTTTGATTTTCCTTATTATCAGCTTGAAAAACACAACCTAGAGGAAGCATTAGTTACTAAATACGGAAACGAATGGATAAAAACCTCTACTAAAGAATATATTGATAAAGCAAACGCTTTTTCGAGAGGTCTTTTACGATTAGGCATCAACAAAAATGACAATATTGCGGTTATATCATCTAACAACCGAACGGAATGGAACATTGTAGATATAGGTATATTACAAACAGGGGCACAAAACGTACCTGTATATCCCACAATTACAGAGGAAGATTACGAATACATACTCAACCATTGTGAAGCCGTATATTGTATTGTATCTGACCAAGAGTTATTCGATAAGATATCTAGTATTCGCAGTAAAATACCTAGATTAAAAGAGGTGTATTCGTTTGATGCCATACAGGGATGCAGGAGTTGGAACGAGATACTAGAACTTGGTAAAGATGAAAGTAACCAAAATGAGGTAGAAGCGCGTAAAGAGAGTATAAAAGAAGATGATTTGGCTACTATAATATATACATCGGGTACTACAGGGCGACCAAAAGGCGTAATGCTATCGCATAAAAACATAGTGTCGGACGTATTAATGAGTTCTAAAAGAGTACCATTTGCAGCAGGCGAATACAAAGCGCTAAGCTTTTTACCAATCTGCCACATATACGAACGCATGATTTTATATTTATACCAGTATTACGGAGTATCGATATACTTTGCAGAATCGATAGAAAAGGTAAGTGATAATATTAAAGAGGTTGCTCCTAACGTTATTACAGCAGTACCTCGATTGTTGGAAAAAGTATACGATAAAATTATTACAAAAGGCTCTGAATTGTCAGGTATTAAAAAAATGCTGTTCTTTTGGGCAGTAGATGTAGGATTAAAATATGAGCCTTATGGGGCTAACGGAGCAGCATACGATGCAAAGCTGTGGCTTGCCCGAAAATTAATTTTTAGTAAATGGAAAGCAGGTCTTGGTGGTAAATTGGGGCTAATGGTTTCGGGTAGTGCGGCAATACAACCTCGTTTAGCTAGGGTTTTTGCTGCTGCCGAAATACCAGTAATGGAAGGTTACGGATTAACGGAAACCTCTCCTGTTATATCGGTAAACGATGAGCGTAATGGAGGATTTAGGATTGGTACCGTAGGTAAACCACTTGATGGTGTTGAGGTTAAAATTGCCGAAGATGGCGAAATACTCTGCAAAGGACCCAATGTAATGTTAGGGTACTTTAAAGATGAAGAAAAAACAAAAGAAGTAATTGTAGATGGTTATTTCCATACTGGAGATATTGGAGAAATTGACAGTGATGGTTTCCTTAAAATAACCGACAGGAAAAAGGAAATGTTTAAAACATCGGGAGGTAAATACATAGCACCACAACTTATTGAGAATGCCATGAAACAATCGCGTTTTATAGAGCAAATAATGGTTATTGGCGATGGCGAAAAAATGCCTGCCGCCCTTATACAGCCCGAATTTGAATTTTTAAGGCACTGGGCAGAGCGTAAAGGTATTAAACACAATGTTAGTAACGAGGAGCTAATTAAAGATGAACACGTTATTAGCCGTATACAGGAAGAATTAGATACAATAAATAAAAAATTTGGAAATTGGGAACAAATAAAGCGATTTGAGCTTACTCCCGAATTATGGTCGGTAGATGGTGGAGAAATGACACCAACATTAAAATTAAAACGTAAAGCAATAAAGCAAAAATATATAAAACTGTATGACAAGATATACCGCACTTAA
- the purL gene encoding phosphoribosylformylglycinamidine synthase — MIHFFGNQTNTVFAVQTQNELSADDTAKLNWLFGNAHKIEKSVLTDFFVGPRAAMITPWSTNAVEITQNMCISGIIRIEEFIKSTEKITDFDPMLFQKYDGLHQDIFTVNTKPEAIQEVTDIAAYNQQEGLALSDDEIDYLCELCDKLGRNLTDSEVFGFSQVNSEHCRHKIFNGTFVIDGEEKPSSLFKLIKKTSQENPNDIVSAYKDNVAFIKGPRVTQFAPKSADKPDYYETKEFDSVISLKAETHNFPTTVEPFNGAATGAGGEIRDRLAGGQGSLPLAGTAVYMTSYSRLEDNRNWENGMQERKWLYQTPMDILIKASNGASDFGNKFGQPLISGSVLTFEHEEAPSNSPEGEEIKYRKLGFDKVIMLAGGIGYGKENQSIKQKPKTGDKVVILGGENYRIGMGGAAVSSADTGEFSSGIELNAVQRSNPEMQKRVANTVRGMVEREQNPIISIHDHGAGGHLNCLSELVEETGGKIDLDKLPVGDPTLSAKEIIGNESQERMGLVIGDKDISVLERVAMRERSPMYTVGNVTGDDRFTFESGTKGDKPMDFALEDMFGSSPKTIMNDTAVAANYSAPEYNENKIHDYLNAVLQLEAVACKDWLTNKVDRCVGGKVAKQQCAGPLQLPLNNMGVMALDYNGKEGIATSIGHSPISALVSPVAGSRNSIGESLSNIVFAPLKDGLKSVSLSANWMWACKNKGEDARLYEAVQGCSDFAIELGINIPTGKDSLSMKQKYPDGDVIAPGTVIISAAGNCNDITKVVEPVLKRNGGSIYYINLSNDNFKLGGSSFAQILNKVGNEVPTITDSVKFKTAFNTIQDLIKEGKIAAGHDIGSGGLITTLLEMSFAEVNLGAEYDLSGLNETDIVKALFSENIALVIQADAGIEAELEANGINFTKIGAPKQGNTVTINNGTTKLSFDVAKTRDTWFKTSYLLDKKQSGSEKAKERYNNYKAQPLRYTFPTQFNGKKVAIDTTKPKPKAAIIREKGSNSEREMANAMYLAGFDVKDVHMTDLISGRETLEDIQFIGAVGGFSNSDVLGSAKGWAGAFLYNDTANEALKNFFARPDTLSVGICNGCQLFIELGLINPDHEQKPKMLHNDSNKHESNFTSVTIQKNNSVMLNTLAGSTLGVWISHGEGKFNLPYEESKYNIVAKYAYSGYPANPNGSDYDVAMMSCNEGRHLVMMPHIERSIFQWNWAYYPESRKDEVSPWHEAFVNARKWIEKR; from the coding sequence ATGATTCACTTCTTCGGAAACCAAACCAATACAGTTTTTGCGGTACAAACGCAAAACGAACTTTCGGCAGACGATACCGCAAAATTAAACTGGCTTTTTGGCAACGCACATAAAATAGAAAAATCCGTACTAACGGATTTTTTTGTTGGTCCACGCGCAGCCATGATAACACCTTGGAGTACCAACGCTGTTGAGATTACACAAAACATGTGTATATCGGGTATTATCCGCATAGAAGAATTTATCAAATCAACAGAAAAAATTACGGATTTCGACCCAATGCTATTCCAGAAATACGATGGGTTACATCAGGATATTTTTACTGTAAATACAAAACCCGAAGCAATACAAGAGGTTACCGATATTGCAGCCTACAACCAACAAGAGGGTTTGGCATTAAGTGATGATGAGATAGACTACCTTTGCGAACTTTGCGATAAACTGGGGCGTAATCTTACCGACTCGGAGGTATTCGGCTTCTCACAAGTAAATTCAGAGCATTGCCGTCATAAAATATTCAATGGCACCTTTGTAATCGATGGCGAAGAAAAACCATCTTCATTATTCAAACTCATAAAGAAAACATCTCAGGAAAACCCGAACGATATTGTTTCGGCATATAAAGATAACGTAGCCTTTATTAAAGGACCACGCGTAACGCAATTTGCACCTAAAAGTGCCGATAAGCCTGATTATTACGAAACCAAAGAATTTGATTCTGTTATTTCGCTTAAAGCAGAAACACACAACTTTCCTACTACTGTAGAGCCTTTTAATGGTGCCGCTACAGGTGCAGGTGGCGAAATTAGAGATAGGCTTGCAGGCGGGCAAGGCTCGTTACCCTTAGCAGGTACTGCGGTATACATGACATCGTATTCGCGTTTAGAAGATAACCGTAATTGGGAAAATGGTATGCAGGAACGTAAATGGTTGTACCAAACACCTATGGATATTTTAATAAAGGCATCCAACGGAGCTTCCGATTTTGGAAACAAATTTGGGCAACCTCTTATTTCAGGTTCGGTACTAACTTTTGAACACGAAGAAGCCCCCTCTAACTCCCCCGAAGGAGAAGAAATAAAATATAGAAAGCTAGGCTTCGATAAAGTAATAATGCTGGCAGGTGGTATTGGTTACGGTAAAGAAAACCAAAGCATAAAACAAAAACCAAAAACAGGCGATAAAGTAGTAATACTAGGTGGCGAAAACTACCGTATTGGTATGGGAGGTGCAGCAGTATCCTCTGCCGATACGGGAGAGTTTAGCAGTGGTATAGAGCTTAATGCAGTACAACGTAGTAACCCCGAAATGCAAAAGCGTGTTGCCAATACCGTTCGTGGTATGGTAGAGCGCGAGCAAAACCCAATAATATCAATACACGATCATGGTGCGGGCGGGCATTTAAACTGCCTTAGTGAATTGGTAGAAGAAACAGGTGGTAAAATAGATCTTGATAAATTGCCTGTTGGCGACCCTACACTTTCTGCCAAAGAAATTATTGGAAATGAAAGCCAAGAGCGCATGGGGCTTGTTATAGGCGATAAGGATATTAGTGTTCTAGAACGTGTTGCTATGCGCGAACGTTCGCCCATGTACACTGTAGGTAACGTTACAGGCGACGACCGTTTTACATTTGAATCTGGAACCAAAGGTGATAAACCAATGGATTTTGCATTGGAAGATATGTTTGGTTCATCGCCAAAAACAATAATGAACGACACTGCTGTAGCTGCTAATTATAGCGCCCCAGAGTACAACGAAAATAAAATACACGACTACCTTAACGCTGTGCTTCAGTTGGAAGCCGTAGCCTGTAAGGACTGGCTTACCAATAAAGTAGACCGTTGCGTGGGTGGTAAAGTAGCGAAGCAACAATGTGCAGGACCATTACAATTACCCCTAAACAATATGGGCGTTATGGCGTTGGACTATAATGGTAAAGAAGGTATTGCTACCTCCATAGGGCACTCCCCCATCTCTGCATTAGTAAGCCCAGTAGCAGGTAGCCGTAACTCTATTGGAGAATCATTAAGTAATATTGTATTTGCTCCGTTAAAAGATGGGCTCAAAAGTGTATCGCTTTCTGCCAACTGGATGTGGGCATGTAAAAATAAAGGTGAAGATGCCCGATTGTACGAAGCCGTACAAGGCTGTAGTGATTTTGCCATTGAGCTAGGAATTAATATCCCTACAGGTAAAGATTCGCTTAGTATGAAGCAGAAATACCCTGATGGCGATGTAATTGCTCCGGGTACTGTAATTATATCGGCAGCAGGCAACTGTAACGATATTACTAAAGTAGTAGAGCCTGTGCTAAAACGCAACGGCGGTAGCATTTATTACATTAACCTAAGTAACGATAATTTTAAGCTAGGCGGTTCATCCTTCGCACAAATATTAAATAAAGTGGGTAACGAAGTACCTACCATTACCGACTCAGTTAAATTTAAAACTGCTTTTAATACCATACAAGATTTAATAAAAGAAGGTAAAATTGCCGCAGGACACGATATAGGTAGTGGTGGTTTAATTACTACCCTACTGGAAATGAGTTTTGCCGAAGTTAATTTAGGTGCTGAATATGATTTAAGCGGACTTAATGAAACAGATATTGTAAAAGCGTTATTCTCTGAAAATATAGCACTTGTAATACAAGCTGATGCGGGTATAGAGGCAGAACTTGAAGCAAACGGTATTAACTTTACAAAAATTGGAGCGCCTAAACAAGGTAATACAGTAACTATTAATAACGGTACTACTAAGCTTTCGTTTGATGTAGCCAAAACACGCGATACTTGGTTTAAAACGTCTTACTTACTCGATAAAAAACAAAGTGGTTCGGAAAAAGCTAAAGAGCGTTACAACAATTATAAAGCACAACCACTACGCTACACCTTCCCTACCCAATTTAATGGTAAAAAGGTAGCTATAGATACGACCAAGCCAAAACCTAAGGCAGCTATTATTCGCGAAAAAGGAAGTAACTCCGAACGTGAAATGGCAAACGCTATGTATTTGGCTGGTTTTGATGTTAAAGATGTGCACATGACCGACCTTATTAGTGGTCGGGAAACATTAGAAGATATCCAGTTTATAGGAGCCGTAGGCGGTTTCTCTAACAGCGATGTGTTGGGGTCTGCCAAAGGTTGGGCAGGTGCTTTCCTGTACAATGATACCGCAAATGAAGCTTTAAAGAACTTTTTTGCACGCCCCGATACACTTTCGGTAGGTATTTGTAACGGTTGCCAATTGTTTATCGAGTTAGGGCTTATAAATCCCGACCATGAACAAAAACCAAAAATGCTGCATAACGATAGTAACAAACACGAAAGCAATTTTACATCGGTTACCATACAAAAAAATAACTCGGTAATGCTTAACACGCTTGCAGGTAGTACGCTTGGCGTTTGGATAAGCCATGGCGAGGGTAAATTTAATTTACCTTACGAGGAAAGCAAGTACAACATTGTTGCCAAGTATGCTTATAGCGGATACCCTGCAAACCCTAATGGATCGGATTACGATGTAGCCATGATGAGTTGTAACGAAGGACGCCATTTGGTAATGATGCCACATATAGAACGCTCTATATTCCAATGGAATTGGGCATACTACCCAGAAAGTAGAAAAGATGAGGTTTCACCTTGGCATGAAGCTTTTGTGAATGCTCGTAAATGGATTGAGAAGAGATAA